The following are from one region of the Hydrogenimonas sp. SS33 genome:
- the hypF gene encoding carbamoyltransferase HypF, producing MPQKISAFHLTITGIVQGVGFRPYFYRLARRYGLGGYVRNDEKGVEALIEGKESALEGFLETLPAELPPLARIDEMQVRAVPASGYVGFEILSSSAKSEKSTAVSPDMAVCDACLKEMRDPDDRRFGHAFITCTDCGPRYSIIRTVPYDRPNTSMAEFPMCERCRIEYEDPSSRRYHAQPIACPECGPVLELWHKMEDGRWRMEDGEQNRLIKEAACMIREGKIVAVKGLGGFHLLCDATNAETVSELRRRKRRPSKPFALMVKDLEVAKRLAKIDADEEALLLSKERPIVLMRKRRNPKSKIRHSPVAPGIDRIGLMFPYTPLHYLLFDFLDVPLVATSANLSDEPIIRDGEALRLKLGHVVDAMLDHNREIVNACDDSVAQLVGGRVQWLRVARGIAPLTLPLERKVEKPLLGVGANQKSTIALALDDKIVVSPHIGDLAGIEAVEYFDRTVKTFERFYDFKPEIIVSDLHPGYESTKWAQNRIEAPHTSCLSLQKIQHHYAHALAVMAEHGWRDSALAIVWDGTGYGEDGTIWGAEALLCDANAYERVASLRPFRLLGGEKAVREPRRAALGMLFELLGLEEVLALKSPTVATFDPQEIRLLHRAWARKANAPITSSMGRLFDAVASLTGLCQEVSYEGESGLLLEAQAIRDGKWKMEDGKLLVLKDGIIDWEPLLRRLIGGQEVSASAFIDGLAATVVALCGRYPDLPVILAGGVFQNRTLMERLLPRLQKRNVFLPRRLPPNDAAVSLGQVWWGLNGLDA from the coding sequence ATGCCCCAAAAGATTTCCGCCTTTCACCTCACGATCACCGGCATCGTTCAGGGGGTCGGCTTCCGGCCCTATTTTTACCGACTGGCCAGACGTTACGGGCTTGGCGGCTATGTCCGAAACGACGAAAAAGGGGTCGAAGCGCTCATCGAAGGCAAAGAGAGCGCGCTGGAGGGGTTTTTGGAAACACTGCCCGCGGAGCTTCCCCCTTTGGCCCGTATCGACGAGATGCAGGTACGGGCAGTCCCGGCCTCTGGGTATGTAGGCTTCGAGATTCTCTCTTCCAGCGCCAAGTCCGAAAAATCGACAGCCGTCAGTCCCGACATGGCCGTGTGCGATGCCTGCCTGAAAGAGATGCGCGACCCAGACGACCGGCGTTTTGGGCACGCTTTTATCACCTGCACCGATTGCGGCCCCCGCTACTCCATCATCCGTACCGTCCCCTACGATCGGCCCAATACCTCCATGGCCGAATTTCCGATGTGCGAAAGATGCCGGATCGAATACGAAGACCCCTCCAGCCGCCGCTACCATGCCCAGCCCATCGCCTGCCCGGAATGCGGGCCGGTTCTGGAGCTTTGGCACAAGATGGAAGATGGAAGATGGAGGATGGAAGATGGGGAGCAGAACAGGCTGATCAAGGAAGCAGCCTGTATGATCCGGGAGGGAAAGATCGTCGCCGTCAAGGGGCTGGGAGGCTTTCATCTGCTCTGCGACGCCACGAATGCCGAGACGGTTTCCGAGTTGCGCCGCCGCAAACGCCGCCCCTCCAAGCCCTTCGCGTTGATGGTCAAAGATCTGGAAGTGGCCAAGAGGCTGGCGAAGATCGACGCGGACGAAGAGGCGCTGCTGCTTTCCAAAGAGCGCCCCATCGTCCTGATGCGAAAACGCCGAAATCCAAAATCCAAAATCCGACACTCCCCTGTCGCTCCGGGGATCGACCGCATCGGTTTGATGTTCCCTTATACGCCGCTGCACTATTTACTCTTTGACTTTTTGGATGTACCTCTTGTCGCCACCAGCGCCAATCTCAGCGACGAACCGATCATCCGTGACGGGGAGGCGCTTCGTCTGAAACTGGGCCATGTGGTTGATGCCATGCTCGATCATAACCGGGAGATTGTCAACGCCTGCGATGACAGCGTGGCGCAGCTTGTGGGCGGCAGGGTGCAGTGGCTGCGGGTGGCCCGGGGAATTGCGCCGTTGACACTGCCTCTTGAGAGAAAGGTCGAAAAACCGCTTCTGGGTGTGGGGGCCAACCAAAAGAGCACCATCGCCCTGGCCCTGGATGACAAAATCGTTGTGAGCCCCCATATTGGGGATTTGGCCGGGATCGAAGCGGTGGAGTACTTCGATCGCACTGTCAAAACCTTCGAACGTTTCTATGATTTCAAGCCAGAAATTATTGTCAGCGACCTGCACCCGGGCTATGAAAGCACCAAATGGGCCCAAAACAGAATCGAAGCGCCTCATACCTCTTGCCTTTCACTTCAAAAAATACAGCATCATTACGCCCACGCCCTGGCGGTGATGGCGGAGCATGGTTGGCGCGACAGCGCCCTGGCGATCGTCTGGGACGGCACCGGATATGGAGAGGATGGAACGATCTGGGGCGCAGAGGCGCTGCTGTGCGATGCCAACGCTTACGAACGCGTCGCCTCGCTGCGCCCCTTCCGACTGCTTGGCGGCGAAAAGGCGGTCAGGGAGCCCCGGCGCGCGGCGTTGGGGATGCTTTTCGAGCTTTTGGGCCTGGAGGAGGTGCTGGCGCTAAAGAGCCCGACGGTCGCCACCTTCGACCCCCAAGAGATCCGCCTGCTGCACAGAGCCTGGGCGCGAAAGGCCAATGCGCCGATCACCAGCTCCATGGGCCGGCTTTTCGATGCTGTGGCCTCTTTGACGGGGCTTTGCCAGGAGGTGAGCTACGAAGGGGAGAGCGGTTTGTTGCTGGAAGCGCAGGCTATTAGAGATGGAAAATGGAAGATGGAAGATGGAAAATTACTGGTACTTAAAGATGGCATCATCGATTGGGAACCGCTGCTGAGGCGTTTGATCGGGGGGCAGGAGGTTTCGGCCTCGGCCTTTATCGACGGGCTGGCCGCAACGGTCGTTGCGCTCTGCGGGCGCTATCCCGACCTGCCGGTCATCCTTGCCGGCGGTGTTTTTCAGAACCGGACCTTGATGGAGAGGCTTCTGCCGCGATTGCAAAAACGCAACGTGTTTCTACCGCGCCGACTCCCACCCAACGACGCCGCCGTCTCTTTGGGGCAGGTGTGGTGGGGGCTTAACGGCCTTGACGCATAA
- a CDS encoding hydrogenase small subunit, with translation MDRRDALAKMFSAKGVRVNTNRGEAYYDRLKKMMQKRLRELRESPAATKVDIQKVLDAEGLSRRDFMKWASAITAMLMLPASFTPLVAEAAELMNRVPVIWIELQDCAGNSEAILRSDSPTIDELILETIDLEFNETLMAAAGHQAEAHLEETMKTFKGKYLCVVEGSVPIGAGKEWCTIGAKAETFEEHLLKVAGDAAAVVAVGTCATFGGVPAAAPNPTGAVGVQDIVKGKPIINIPACPANPANITGTILHFVLTGQIPELDHLNRPKFAFGYRIHDNCERRAHFDAGEFVEEWGDEGAQNNWCLYKMGCKGPMTFNNCSIVRYNSGTNWPIGAGHGCIGCSEPQFWDKYAYERPMADANIKAPTGGVEKSVDEFGLGLLTAAGVGIAIHAAISATAGKKEEEK, from the coding sequence ATGGACAGACGTGACGCATTGGCCAAGATGTTTAGCGCCAAAGGGGTGAGGGTCAATACCAATCGGGGTGAGGCCTATTACGACAGGCTGAAAAAGATGATGCAAAAGCGCCTGCGCGAACTAAGAGAGTCGCCAGCGGCCACGAAAGTGGACATTCAGAAGGTGCTCGATGCCGAAGGGCTGAGCCGCCGGGACTTCATGAAGTGGGCCAGCGCGATCACGGCGATGCTGATGCTGCCCGCCTCCTTCACGCCGCTGGTCGCCGAAGCGGCGGAGTTGATGAACCGGGTGCCGGTCATCTGGATCGAGCTGCAAGATTGCGCTGGCAACTCCGAAGCGATTTTGCGTTCCGACTCTCCGACGATCGATGAACTGATTCTCGAAACCATCGACCTGGAGTTCAACGAAACCCTGATGGCGGCGGCGGGCCATCAGGCCGAGGCTCATCTTGAAGAGACCATGAAAACCTTCAAGGGCAAATACCTCTGTGTCGTGGAAGGTTCCGTGCCCATCGGGGCGGGGAAAGAGTGGTGCACCATCGGGGCCAAAGCGGAGACCTTCGAGGAGCACCTGCTCAAAGTCGCCGGAGATGCCGCCGCCGTGGTCGCGGTGGGAACCTGCGCCACCTTTGGCGGGGTGCCTGCCGCCGCGCCCAACCCCACCGGCGCCGTGGGGGTGCAGGATATCGTCAAGGGCAAGCCCATCATCAACATTCCCGCCTGCCCCGCCAACCCGGCCAACATCACCGGAACCATTCTCCATTTCGTGCTTACCGGCCAGATCCCGGAGCTCGACCATCTCAACCGCCCCAAATTCGCTTTCGGATACCGCATCCACGACAATTGCGAGCGCCGGGCGCACTTCGACGCGGGCGAGTTTGTCGAGGAGTGGGGTGACGAAGGGGCCCAGAACAACTGGTGCCTCTACAAGATGGGCTGCAAGGGCCCGATGACCTTCAACAACTGCTCCATCGTCCGCTACAACAGCGGCACCAACTGGCCCATCGGCGCGGGGCACGGCTGTATCGGCTGTTCCGAACCGCAGTTCTGGGATAAATACGCCTACGAGCGCCCGATGGCCGACGCCAATATCAAAGCGCCCACCGGCGGGGTCGAGAAGAGCGTCGATGAGTTCGGGCTGGGGCTTTTGACCGCCGCGGGCGTCGGGATCGCCATCCACGCCGCCATCAGCGCTACAGCAGGTAAAAAAGAGGAGGAGAAATAA
- a CDS encoding nickel-dependent hydrogenase large subunit encodes MSSKHIIVDPITRIEGHLRIEAVIDENNVIKDAYASSTMFRGIETILKGRDPRDAGLLAMRICGVCTGTHYQRSIEAVENAFKVKIPKNARLVRNLLQGALYIHDHVVHFYHLHGLDWIDITSALKADPAKAEAESYKWTKTPYGTSKSDLIQIQERLTKFVKQGRLGLFANGYWGNKHYKLTPEQNLIGVAHYLQALDMQRDMSKLMAIYGGKMPHPQSIVVGGVTCVQDIQNPARNAEFKSILVKARNFIKNAYLPDIAMAGTVYADEALDGTGAGLKNYMTYGDFRLDDNDFYKAALLFPSGVVLNGDLSKVYPFDQAKVTEDVTHSWYDAPAPQHPFDGTTNPKYTGLEKKEDGLAYLKTDEKYSWIKAPVYGDHRVEVGPLARMVVGVASKDERITKYVMGFLDRLGGLLGLGKAAPASVLFSTVGRTAARAIETELMADVMMEWIDELAANVAAGDHSTWTEFDFDAVSKDAKGYGLAEAPRGALGHWVKIKDGKIENYQAVVPSTWNASPRDGKGRMGAYEAALIGTKVADPEQPLEILRTVHSFDPCIACAVHIVDTKGKELGSFKVSTSCSV; translated from the coding sequence ATGAGCAGCAAACATATCATAGTAGACCCCATTACCCGCATCGAGGGGCACCTTCGTATCGAAGCGGTGATCGACGAAAACAACGTCATCAAGGATGCCTACGCCAGTTCGACGATGTTCCGCGGGATCGAGACGATCCTCAAAGGCCGCGACCCCAGGGATGCCGGATTGCTAGCGATGCGGATCTGTGGCGTCTGTACCGGTACCCACTACCAGCGCTCCATCGAGGCTGTGGAGAACGCCTTCAAGGTCAAGATCCCGAAAAACGCCCGCCTGGTGCGCAACCTGCTGCAGGGTGCGCTCTACATTCACGACCACGTCGTCCACTTCTACCACCTGCACGGCCTGGACTGGATCGACATCACCAGTGCCCTCAAAGCGGACCCCGCCAAGGCGGAAGCGGAATCCTACAAGTGGACCAAAACCCCTTACGGCACCAGCAAATCGGATCTGATTCAGATTCAGGAGCGTTTGACAAAGTTCGTCAAGCAGGGCCGCCTGGGGCTCTTCGCCAACGGCTACTGGGGCAACAAGCACTACAAGCTGACCCCCGAGCAGAACCTGATCGGGGTGGCCCACTATCTTCAGGCCCTGGATATGCAGCGGGATATGTCCAAGCTGATGGCGATCTACGGCGGCAAGATGCCCCACCCCCAGAGCATTGTCGTCGGCGGAGTCACCTGTGTGCAGGATATCCAGAACCCCGCCCGCAACGCCGAATTCAAATCGATTCTCGTCAAAGCGCGAAACTTCATCAAGAACGCCTATCTGCCCGATATCGCTATGGCGGGTACGGTCTACGCCGACGAAGCGCTCGATGGGACTGGCGCCGGTCTGAAGAACTATATGACCTATGGCGATTTCCGGCTGGATGACAACGATTTCTACAAAGCGGCCCTACTTTTCCCGAGCGGCGTGGTGCTCAACGGCGACCTGAGCAAGGTTTATCCTTTTGACCAGGCCAAAGTGACCGAAGACGTGACCCACAGCTGGTACGACGCACCGGCGCCCCAGCACCCCTTCGACGGAACCACCAACCCCAAATATACCGGGCTGGAGAAAAAAGAGGATGGGCTGGCATATCTGAAAACCGATGAGAAGTACAGTTGGATCAAGGCGCCCGTTTACGGCGACCATCGCGTGGAAGTGGGGCCGCTGGCGCGCATGGTGGTCGGCGTCGCCTCCAAAGATGAGCGGATCACCAAGTACGTCATGGGCTTCCTCGACCGGCTGGGCGGCCTGCTCGGCCTGGGTAAGGCGGCGCCGGCGAGCGTGCTCTTCTCCACCGTGGGTCGGACCGCGGCCAGGGCGATCGAAACGGAGCTGATGGCCGACGTGATGATGGAGTGGATCGACGAACTGGCCGCCAACGTTGCAGCGGGGGATCACAGTACCTGGACCGAATTCGATTTCGACGCCGTAAGCAAAGACGCCAAAGGGTACGGCTTGGCCGAAGCGCCCCGGGGTGCCCTGGGCCACTGGGTGAAGATCAAGGACGGCAAGATCGAAAACTATCAGGCGGTCGTCCCCTCCACCTGGAACGCCTCGCCCCGTGACGGCAAGGGGCGGATGGGAGCCTACGAAGCGGCGCTGATCGGCACCAAGGTGGCCGATCCCGAGCAGCCTCTGGAGATCCTGCGCACGGTCCACAGCTTCGACCCCTGTATCGCCTGTGCGGTGCATATCGTCGATACCAAGGGCAAGGAGCTCGGCAGCTTCAAGGTCAGCACCAGCTGCTCCGTCTAA
- a CDS encoding HyaD/HybD family hydrogenase maturation endopeptidase encodes MRIAVVGAGTVIFRDEGVGVYAQRYLQENYEFNGDVTLVDGGVLGFQLMTYYTDYDKVIILDTITMKEEGPGTIFNIPGEELLGLGSYKQTAHEVEIVEMLEIAALNGNLSDVHIIGIVPEDILSVKAGLSDRLKEAFPTFVGEALDELERSGVCYRKKKPGMSLDEVIDKYANPTAQRSVPW; translated from the coding sequence TTGCGTATTGCGGTTGTGGGAGCGGGGACGGTCATTTTCCGCGACGAGGGAGTGGGGGTCTATGCCCAGCGCTATCTTCAGGAAAATTATGAGTTCAATGGGGATGTGACACTCGTTGATGGTGGAGTATTGGGTTTTCAGCTGATGACCTACTACACCGATTATGACAAGGTGATCATCCTCGATACGATCACGATGAAAGAGGAAGGGCCGGGAACGATCTTCAATATTCCCGGCGAGGAGCTTCTGGGGCTGGGGAGTTACAAGCAGACCGCCCACGAAGTGGAGATCGTCGAAATGCTTGAGATCGCCGCACTCAACGGCAATCTGAGCGACGTGCATATCATCGGGATCGTTCCCGAAGACATCCTGAGTGTCAAAGCGGGATTGAGCGATCGGTTGAAAGAGGCGTTCCCGACTTTCGTCGGCGAAGCACTCGACGAACTGGAGCGAAGCGGTGTATGCTATCGGAAAAAGAAACCGGGTATGAGCCTCGATGAGGTCATCGACAAATACGCGAATCCGACGGCGCAACGAAGCGTTCCATGGTAG
- a CDS encoding hydrogenase, translating into MSILQKIEYRIEHKYFAGFLQYAIDESGVEGAVTQKRGAVLLALSEEDPKALERFSAYTQKYLPHSIFMGEIKTGRKVAKVPQERFHSPAYPIAPCPLCIEEITDPASDRYLDDTVRCTHYANDEVYEDVDPTYFSPHYNGNDTVLLCDATKVRELFLVTDEEIKALFSIEKPTLKVTVNDAQLREITGKKFLRVKAPYNVKSVLAALNAKESGINTLFFNERPNEPFVVLVQEHLHMVRDNRISAALQPLHPDPALNRFLNVAEEAGASQAIGAYLSRSRGISFPVLTDRGAKKVIDFPTFDLREVIDGMMQDDTRRRLLENFTKTFPHEAHALSEAMEGDLFEAICVVMGLKERSFEALSDLSLEFHGNGGLKIDMNFKEEGFDYAAMLGSIMSFRIAGAEPHYLAYSIFEAFGDMAVSVLGQIKREFKIDTFLLMGDLFENSVLFSRILSKFQISKPYFSSRIALDG; encoded by the coding sequence ATGTCCATCCTCCAAAAGATCGAATACAGAATAGAGCATAAATATTTTGCGGGTTTTCTGCAATACGCCATCGACGAGAGCGGTGTCGAAGGAGCGGTGACGCAAAAGAGGGGTGCCGTGCTCCTGGCGCTTTCCGAAGAGGATCCCAAGGCGCTGGAACGCTTCAGCGCCTACACCCAGAAATATCTGCCTCACTCCATTTTTATGGGCGAGATCAAAACGGGCCGCAAAGTGGCCAAGGTTCCGCAGGAGCGCTTCCATTCGCCCGCCTATCCCATCGCTCCCTGTCCCCTCTGCATCGAAGAGATTACCGATCCCGCCAGTGACCGCTATCTCGACGATACGGTCCGCTGCACCCACTACGCCAACGACGAAGTCTACGAGGATGTCGACCCGACCTACTTTTCGCCCCACTACAACGGCAACGATACGGTCCTGCTTTGTGACGCGACGAAGGTAAGAGAACTTTTTCTTGTGACCGACGAAGAGATCAAGGCACTCTTTTCCATCGAAAAACCCACACTGAAGGTCACGGTCAACGATGCGCAGCTGCGGGAGATCACCGGAAAGAAATTCCTGCGCGTCAAAGCCCCCTACAATGTCAAAAGCGTTTTGGCGGCCCTCAATGCCAAAGAGAGCGGCATCAACACCCTCTTTTTCAACGAGCGTCCCAATGAGCCCTTCGTCGTTTTGGTGCAGGAGCATCTGCACATGGTCCGTGACAACCGGATCAGCGCGGCGTTGCAACCCCTGCACCCCGACCCGGCCCTCAACCGCTTTCTCAACGTGGCCGAGGAGGCCGGGGCGAGTCAGGCCATAGGCGCCTACTTGAGTCGCAGCCGGGGGATCAGCTTCCCGGTCCTGACCGACCGGGGCGCCAAAAAGGTGATCGACTTTCCTACTTTCGATCTGCGGGAAGTGATCGACGGTATGATGCAGGACGATACCCGGCGGCGTCTGCTGGAGAATTTCACCAAAACCTTCCCCCACGAAGCCCACGCGCTCTCCGAAGCGATGGAGGGGGATCTCTTTGAGGCGATCTGTGTCGTGATGGGCCTAAAGGAGAGGAGCTTCGAAGCCCTCAGCGATCTCTCCCTGGAGTTTCACGGTAACGGCGGACTCAAAATCGATATGAATTTCAAAGAGGAGGGCTTCGACTATGCGGCGATGCTGGGCTCGATCATGAGTTTCCGCATTGCCGGGGCGGAGCCCCACTACCTGGCCTACAGCATCTTTGAAGCTTTCGGAGATATGGCTGTTTCGGTCCTGGGGCAGATCAAGCGGGAGTTCAAGATCGATACCTTTTTGTTGATGGGGGACCTCTTTGAGAATTCGGTCCTCTTCAGCCGGATTTTGAGCAAATTTCAGATCTCCAAACCCTATTTCTCCTCCCGTATCGCCCTGGACGGGTAG
- a CDS encoding nickel-dependent hydrogenase large subunit, which produces MARTRLELIEKIEGEAEVLYEYEGERISFAQIRFLNSRHIEKILQGREPLDALVINPRVCGICGHAHLIATVRALEDCFERVPLSQKAEAVREMTLSLELIQNHFKWFYLTVLPLLGLEAPIQRALEPSRLAGEMIALMAGQYPHNSYAIPGGITGEITPVDLLEFRARLERLKLLFRQSLIDVDLEAFVRCERIEEMLSKEGDLPRAMRHILKRGWERVGQSLDHFIVFGGGGLFTEGKSIGTRLQESINLRYLKEEALEGNAAKRVSYRGRYYETGPLARAMVLKTPLIREAHRRYKDSLFSRILARICEVPRLLRYLETLCDGLDLSEASYTDPGPFPASAQGTGIVEAARGSLIHRVTIEEGRISRYQIVTPTQWNLGNGTRENPCPAQKALMGLQRNDPAELVFKAFDVCSVCTTK; this is translated from the coding sequence ATGGCCCGCACCCGTCTGGAGCTGATCGAGAAGATCGAAGGCGAAGCGGAGGTGCTCTATGAATATGAAGGGGAGCGTATCTCTTTTGCGCAGATACGTTTTTTGAACAGCCGGCACATCGAGAAGATCCTTCAAGGGCGTGAGCCGTTGGATGCTTTGGTGATCAATCCGAGGGTGTGCGGCATCTGTGGACATGCCCACCTGATAGCCACCGTTCGGGCGCTGGAGGATTGTTTCGAGCGTGTGCCTTTGAGCCAAAAGGCCGAAGCGGTTCGTGAAATGACGCTGAGCCTGGAGCTGATTCAGAACCATTTCAAATGGTTCTACTTGACGGTGCTCCCGCTTTTGGGGCTGGAGGCGCCGATACAGCGGGCGCTGGAGCCTTCCAGGCTGGCGGGAGAGATGATCGCCTTGATGGCGGGGCAGTACCCCCACAACAGTTACGCCATCCCCGGCGGGATTACCGGCGAGATCACGCCGGTGGATCTTCTGGAGTTCAGGGCGAGGCTTGAGCGTTTGAAACTGCTTTTTCGACAAAGCCTCATCGACGTGGATCTCGAAGCGTTCGTCCGGTGCGAGCGGATCGAAGAGATGCTCTCTAAAGAGGGGGATCTTCCCCGGGCGATGCGCCATATCTTGAAACGAGGGTGGGAGCGGGTAGGGCAGAGCCTGGACCACTTCATCGTGTTCGGCGGGGGAGGGCTCTTTACGGAGGGCAAGTCGATCGGCACCCGGCTGCAAGAGTCGATCAACCTGCGCTATCTCAAAGAGGAGGCGCTCGAGGGCAATGCCGCAAAGCGTGTCAGTTACCGCGGGCGCTATTATGAAACCGGTCCGCTGGCCAGGGCGATGGTGTTGAAGACGCCGCTGATTCGCGAAGCCCACCGCCGGTACAAAGATTCGCTCTTTAGCCGCATCTTGGCCAGAATTTGCGAAGTGCCGCGGCTTCTGCGCTACCTCGAAACGCTCTGTGACGGGCTGGACCTGTCGGAGGCTTCCTATACCGATCCGGGCCCCTTTCCCGCCAGCGCGCAGGGAACGGGTATCGTCGAAGCGGCGCGCGGGTCGTTGATTCACCGCGTGACGATCGAAGAGGGGAGAATTTCGCGCTATCAGATCGTCACGCCGACGCAGTGGAATCTGGGAAACGGTACACGTGAAAACCCCTGTCCGGCCCAGAAAGCGCTGATGGGTTTGCAGCGAAACGACCCTGCCGAATTGGTTTTCAAAGCCTTCGACGTCTGTTCTGTCTGTACGACAAAGTAG
- a CDS encoding hydrogenase, whose product MRLLWLSALSCNGNVHSLLNYPQYEQWQKGFEWLYHPLLPSLHTFEEVEDGVKGCDVLIVDGTLEQNLLKHRRPFSELLERYATEAKHILTVGTCATFGGIFAKGEAGRTGVHFCGEARRGEYEWFWQKSISLPGCPVQPEALAGTLSLLAAGEPIPLDELRRPKYYYAYTVHDGCTRNEYFEYKIDEHRFGTLEGCMFYEHGCQGTYTHGSCNKILWNGLNSKTRNGQPCMGCTEPDFPKEGLWSTPKHMGIPVRMPLGVPRRAYLTLAGIAKAFRIERFYKPLMEEE is encoded by the coding sequence ATGCGTCTTCTCTGGCTTTCGGCGCTCAGTTGCAATGGCAACGTCCATTCGCTTCTCAACTACCCCCAATATGAGCAGTGGCAAAAGGGTTTCGAGTGGCTCTACCATCCCCTTCTGCCCTCACTGCATACCTTTGAAGAGGTTGAAGATGGGGTTAAGGGGTGCGATGTCTTGATTGTGGATGGGACGCTGGAGCAAAACCTGCTGAAGCATCGGCGCCCGTTTTCCGAACTTCTGGAGCGTTACGCCACGGAGGCGAAGCATATCCTCACGGTCGGCACCTGCGCGACGTTCGGCGGCATTTTCGCCAAAGGGGAAGCGGGCCGAACCGGTGTCCATTTTTGCGGCGAGGCACGCCGCGGGGAGTACGAGTGGTTTTGGCAAAAGAGCATCAGCCTTCCGGGCTGCCCCGTGCAGCCGGAAGCGCTCGCGGGCACCCTCTCCCTGCTTGCGGCGGGGGAGCCCATTCCTCTCGATGAACTCCGGCGCCCAAAGTATTACTATGCCTATACCGTGCACGACGGGTGCACCCGCAACGAGTATTTCGAATACAAAATCGACGAACACCGTTTCGGCACGCTGGAGGGGTGCATGTTCTACGAACACGGATGCCAGGGAACCTACACCCACGGAAGCTGCAACAAAATTCTCTGGAATGGCCTCAACTCCAAAACCCGCAACGGCCAGCCCTGTATGGGGTGTACCGAACCCGACTTTCCGAAAGAGGGGCTGTGGTCGACGCCGAAACATATGGGTATCCCTGTGCGGATGCCTTTGGGGGTTCCGCGCAGGGCCTATCTTACGTTGGCGGGGATCGCCAAGGCCTTTCGTATCGAGCGTTTTTACAAGCCTTTGATGGAGGAGGAGTGA
- a CDS encoding TetR/AcrR family transcriptional regulator — MKQSNKTERRLQIISGALKLFAQRGFYSTTIPDIAGSIGMSAGNIYNYFPSKEILAQEILKTISAHLGQQIRRINDQDISSREKIKQIVKIYFDTAEKEPEMIDFFLRVYLSNREVFGQGCEGMICVNDFVTEIMIFFDDGVARGELKNQDFFSAFGLFMGYLGGMVFLAGEKILPQSLDAYTDDIATNIYNALKAQ, encoded by the coding sequence TTGAAACAGTCAAACAAAACCGAGCGCCGTCTTCAGATCATATCGGGTGCATTGAAACTTTTTGCCCAACGAGGGTTCTATTCGACGACGATTCCCGATATCGCAGGATCCATCGGTATGAGTGCTGGGAATATCTATAACTATTTTCCTTCCAAAGAGATTTTGGCGCAGGAGATTCTCAAAACTATCTCCGCCCATCTCGGGCAACAGATACGACGGATCAACGACCAGGATATCTCCAGCAGAGAGAAGATAAAGCAGATCGTAAAAATCTATTTCGATACGGCGGAAAAAGAGCCGGAGATGATCGATTTTTTTCTGAGGGTCTACCTCTCCAACCGTGAGGTGTTCGGGCAGGGGTGCGAAGGGATGATCTGTGTCAACGATTTTGTAACCGAAATCATGATCTTTTTCGATGACGGCGTCGCGAGAGGCGAACTGAAAAACCAGGATTTTTTCAGCGCTTTCGGCCTTTTTATGGGGTATCTGGGCGGCATGGTTTTTCTTGCCGGCGAAAAGATTCTGCCCCAGAGCCTGGATGCCTATACCGATGACATCGCCACCAACATCTACAACGCCCTCAAAGCGCAATGA
- a CDS encoding cytochrome b/b6 domain-containing protein, with amino-acid sequence MKTGYRKVKRMTAAMRINHWIVAIAMVAAVITGLYIGHPYYQTLIAEPAVDKYVMAWNRWVHLMAAIIFDVSSIVVFYLYFFSRFEKPILKLIPTPKNVAEFVMVFVNLITFNRVKKFDSSHSDSFNAVFFFIFHLLLLWMLFTGLQLYVHGLESGHSSIGDWWPAVLHWATDWTVPFTGGTYMDVRYWHHMSMYFIIVWVMFHIYYQVWRTVFWQEGDIAIVFGGSKFAKDEQ; translated from the coding sequence ATGAAAACAGGGTATCGAAAAGTCAAGCGGATGACCGCCGCGATGCGGATCAACCACTGGATCGTGGCGATCGCCATGGTGGCGGCGGTGATCACTGGCCTCTATATCGGCCATCCTTATTACCAGACACTCATCGCCGAACCGGCCGTGGATAAGTATGTGATGGCCTGGAATCGCTGGGTACATCTGATGGCGGCGATCATCTTCGATGTGAGTTCCATTGTCGTTTTCTACCTCTACTTCTTCAGCCGCTTCGAGAAGCCGATCCTCAAGCTGATCCCGACGCCGAAGAATGTGGCGGAGTTCGTCATGGTCTTCGTGAACCTGATCACCTTCAACCGGGTCAAGAAATTCGACTCTTCCCATTCAGACAGCTTCAACGCTGTCTTTTTCTTCATCTTCCACCTGCTGCTTTTGTGGATGCTCTTCACGGGGCTGCAGCTTTACGTGCACGGCCTGGAGAGCGGACACAGCAGCATCGGTGACTGGTGGCCGGCGGTCCTGCACTGGGCGACGGATTGGACCGTACCCTTCACCGGCGGCACCTATATGGATGTGCGTTACTGGCACCATATGAGTATGTACTTCATTATCGTCTGGGTCATGTTCCATATCTACTATCAGGTTTGGCGCACCGTCTTCTGGCAGGAGGGAGATATCGCCATCGTCTTCGGTGGCAGCAAGTTCGCCAAAGACGAGCAGTGA